The genomic DNA atgtctGCTCAGTGTGTCTGAAACaacattatattgtaatttagaTGTTTTTAATCATAAAACAACCATTAAAAACGCTGTAGAATAGAATAGAATTTAATGTAATTGCCGATTCTGTAAATAAAACTCTTTACACCACCAAGCTTTCATTAATTTCACCCTAAAAAAATTGTGCTGATAAACATTTTGAtttcaacaaataaaaacaGCTGTAAAATAGATTTTGAATGACAAGCACTATCGAATGTTTATTTGAACCCTTTCACTCACGTGTAATCACACGACATTCAGAATACTTGCCAgtggaatttattttttaagtttattccattaaaaaacatatttgtaaaaattttccTGTAAATTATTTGTGTAGattgctttaaaaaaacatCCAACGAtagtttttgtataatttatatttcaatataatctCTTAACATCAATAATCTCAAATTtatatcgaataaaaaataacatatgtatatagatataataacaaaatctcataaaccattttaaaaataagtctgtatacatacataaaataattatctaatcattgcatatatataaaatacttaatttgtTCTAAGAACGTTACAAATTATTTCTCATTGTCTAAGCtaaggtatataaaaatacaaaatatcatttattatttaagaattttttaGCCATTTGTGATGaatcaatacaattttaattataattgcgATCTCATTAATGGTTTTAAGTATAAGTGGAATGATTTATTAACAGGTTCAGCATTCAGTGGACTCTTCATCGCCTCCTCCATAAGTCTTTCATAAACACGGCCATCAAATGCTCCCAACGGTGAAGCGAGAatctaaaatattacaaatacgtaAAAATCACAACATCATCAAAGGAACGGTTGAATATATGTACCAAAAAATCACCTCGTCTCTTATATCAAAACCATCTACAATGCCAACTGCTTCTGGTCGCAATTTAGTTAGAGTTACCTCTAAACGTTCTTGCAATTCATCCAAATGTTTTCCAGTGATATTGGTGaactaaaattttaacaatttagtatttatgattatattattttatattcaactgtAATAGCACAGGATATTACCCTCAAAAAGTCTCCAGAACATTTAAGCGTCCAATATACCACATAAAGATCCAACAATAACAAAAGCACCTTCCTTAAATTTGGCGAAAGATTTGCTGCTTTAACTTGCATTCGTTCATtgaatttatcaattataaagcaTCTGCAGTGTACCTagagatgtatttattttgaaaattaaatcatttttataaatatgtagcaagagctataaaaaatatattaaattcttaAACATGAAATTACCTCAGCAGCAGCAACTAACTGAACAGAAGTTATGTTCCAAGCATCTTCATTGCTCATTCCGTTCTTTAAATGAGCAGCAATATTGCTAGCACATAGTGCTATTTTTCTACAAATTTAACGTAAATCAGTAGTCAAATCTAAcatctataaatattatatgatttatatgaATGAAGTATCATACTTGGCAGCAATTTCCTGGAATCCTCTCAAAATGCCTTCAATGGTTGATTTCCAAACATATTTCTCATTTTTGGCATATTTTCCTAGATAACTTACAGTTGGTGTCAACGGTGCACCATTTAATGCCTGCTCCCACGATTTAATCAAATATCTACAAATAGTAACATATGGATTTGCACAATACACTGACTTTACGTTGCGACATAGCAATTGTCCTAGTTACCTAGCGGTTTGTAACAGAAGTACAGTATTTTCTCCTTCATAAGTACACGCAGCTGTCGTCAAAGAATATGTATTTGGCAAATTACTAGATGTCATATAGCCATGCCCTCCACAAGATAGTCTACATGTTTCTACAGCCGCTGAGGCATCTGCAGTGCACACGGCTTTTAAGCAACAAGCTATAGCATGCAGCTAAAAATAacaaacttttatttttgacaAATAACAACTTGTGAATGAAGTGTTGATTCAACATACCTCTGGCAATCTGTCTAGTTCGCCAGCTTCAAGTTCTGAAGATACGATATTGTAATATTCCCATAGCCATTCTGCAGTAAAATTAAAAGCGAAACAAGTAGCTATGTTTGGAATCAATTTATATTGCTGCGTGACATAGTCCAAAATTTGCGGTTCAGGTTCACTGACAACGATAAATAGtcgaatataaaattgtttttaagataagaaaaaataattagataATAACGAAGATAATAGATTACTTTGGCTTTGGTTGTGATTGATGCCTGACTGCCGAATATCTGGTCGCAATGGTGACCGCCTTCGACAAATAGTTGACCATCTCTTGGATCAACACAACACGAACGAACATCATTGTGCCATAGGTCAATTTGGAATTTGGAGCTTTTATAAACGTTCCATTCtacagttaaaaaataaaaaagaaattttaaaaatattacttatGCAAAAACAATTATATGTAGTTCTCGTGGCACTTACTTCCAGTACTTGTGCATTTTTCATGAGCATATGCATTCTTGGAATTCGTACATTCTCAAAACCCAAGAAGCCATTGTTGGTGGAATTCAATCCCATTTTCGAACCAATTTCTCCAATTTTAATTCCTGGCATAGGCATGTGTGTTTCTTCATCTCTTAATTGAACAATGAATGGTTGAATTCCATGGCATTTTCCTTTCGTATACATTTGAGCGACAACAACAGCATAATTTGCCGAATGACCcactgtaaataattttttttttttaatactactcATTTTTCACAGAAACGatttgtttttacatatttgtattcgGTTCCCGGAATAATGCACTacatagtggcgcagtttcgagaaatccTAGTTTTCAAAGGCGCTTAAGATGAATTTACGTAATAAAATTCCACAAATGCTGTGGATAACATACAAGtgccccttgacgcttttttatggaattctattgcgttagttcttctgGAGCATCTTTGAAATATTGGATATTTCGAGAGTGCATTTATCTGATCACCATTTGTACTTACAACCACCAGGCCACCATTTGTAGGCTGTAAGAGTGGGACTGTTAAGTACGAACTCTTGAGTTTTCTCATCATACACTGCAACTGTTTCTAACCCTCTGATGAATGTTCCATGACCAAGTTCAgtctaagaaaaaaaattcgatcatgttttttctatttgttatctttaaaaaatgaaaatctatCAAAATAAACCAAACGttcaaaaattacaaataatatttttttaattaactgataagatattatatgtacaatgaaaaACATCATATCAGatgtaaaaatcattattatcgACATGTCCAAAAATCAAAGTACTATAAAAAGTTCAAAGTTTGAATTTATCTtcattacaaaaatgaaaatgtgcaaaaattattaaaaaaaaataatacctgAGCGTAAGTTCCTATGATATTACAATTCCAAGCTCTGGATATCCATTCAGCTTGCTGTTCAGGAGTGCCCTGTCCCATAATAGCTGGTATGAACATAACATAATGAAGAGTTATCGGCGAACCGTCTTTCAATATTGCGGAACCTAATTTCCCACCGAGTATTTCacttcaaaagaaaaataaatattgtatcatTCGGTATTGAAGCGTTTCATTTatgatgaaatatgtacatacatacacatatacatgtagaaataatcaaaatgtaatatctaaaatattttaaatgaaaacaattgaacacgcaataataaatgaaactaaaattttcacattcttatatttctcaattAGAACCAAAACATCTATAAATTCCGTCACTGATCACAAGTATATGGAACTTTTTCGTTTGCTCagttttccaaatatttaaataaaaaacgtgaCAATTTTcccattttataatattgtgaAGTATTTACCCAAAATCAACCGAGTctgtagttaaaaaaaaaaagagttttttttatataagtaatCAGTGGGACCAAATTTTGGTTATAGCTAAAGAGCTGTTGTCCAATTGTAATGGgatacaattataatttattatgatttgaatacattaataaaatgaattattagAGTTAATTCTTACGCAAATTGTTTCATTCCACCGCCACCATGCTCCTCGGTGTACTCTTGAAACCTTTTAAACAGATAACATGCCTTTCGAACAGCCTCTTCATATTTCTCTTTGTGACTTAAATATTCTGTCGGTATGGCGTCTTTGAAATTTGGATCTGACAAAAACGCATCTTCtgcataatttcaaattatcacacatttaatatcatatgtataaataaatatgagtaataactacatatgtatgttgcatTCGCTTATCTTACAATTCAActtgtttttcttttcaataaataatcagCTACACGCCCAACATTTCGAAGCCCGAATCACTTTAATTGgcttcaaaatatgtacaacaaATATTTCAGTGGAAAAGCGAATCCGTATCTAGCTAGCAGCAAATATGCTTTCAACTATTCATAAAGTTCACATGTGCATCCAGGCCTGACGAAAAGGGGGTACCAGTTGATACTAACAGCCCgggtcaaattttataaaatttaaattatggcgaatttttattccaaaaactaataattaataaaaaaaaaaccaactttCACTAATAAACAACAGTAGAATTGTATTACGCAAGGGTAAAAGGGTAATGAAAAATAGCCCGTAGTTACGATTCTACACCAGAGCCTGGATTTTCTGTCGGCGGCTGTGAGTGCATCACTTAAAAAACTGTTGTAATTAAAACAGATAGACGCAATGTATAGTGGTCGTCCTTGGACAGAAACACCTATTAATCGTCgtacaaattataatatgtaaggtACAAAGTGTAATTACAGTCGTATGTTGAATATTGACTATTGACTAATTTTCATAAAGAGAGAAAAGGTTGACCTGTGTTCTTTCTCTCGAGTGTTTTGGCCTCGCCACCGTCCAGCATGTGGGTCAGCTCGAGAGGTTGGAACGAGCATTTGCTGCGTTCGCGGACCAAGTCTGGGTTGACGGACATCTTTCGATTCTTTCGATTGTTCCGAGTCGATATCGGCCGTCAGTACGACGACGACACGACAGGCGACAAAGCGATTGACTAACAAACGAAACGACAGGTTTCAATTTCCCCTTCTCTAATCGATTCCTACTTGTAAACGTCACACGTACGTCACTTTGACATTACGGTTATGGCTACGACAACACTGGCAACTGGCAACACTGTTCCGCTCAAAGTGATACGTCATacgcatagaagtagaatgggttgggtttggtgcaaacgatcgacaagcgtcagatagactgaaccacagattaactggatggctgctttaaacgcaattctcgacttcacgaatgatagattgcacatcagatgacctttcgatgtgcacagatgcaattattaaaattgagttgggtctttttggcgagtttaataaggcaaaattcggaactaaagtatcagaagcacagaacgtatacagggtaggtatgtcgggactttcgcttagtgtaagtgcgagcagtgtgcacgaataaggtacacgtgtcgttaatctgtggttcagtctgtctggcgcttgtcgatcgtttgtaACGCAtcgaagtagaatgcatagaatcgctctcagcctccaaaaatgttgctacaaaaattcATTGTTTGCTGAACTTCGTCTCTTTcgctcttgtctctcttctgactttccgtctctctcttcgatggctcgcttttagacgatactaaTGTTAACCTTTCCTTACCGGTGATAGAAACATAGTCGACATTTACTCTAATTGTATGAATATCTctttaaatatactaaatacagagttcatattttgggtattcctcagcaatacattaatgtattagatagaattattataatatacacgtatttatctgacgcaacagaaaaaaatattttatcgaagaaTCGGGCATAATGCGCAAATGCAGTGTGTGTTATTACGTTTTTTCCTTCAGTCGTGTCCCGTTCTCGGTGCGCGcgtgttgtttttttcgtttcggagCTTTTTTGTACCGTGTGGACCAGCACTTTATTTGTGtttcttgattattatattgtaaatacggtaataattatttaatgttatttttttttttaatttgctatgctacattgtatattatatttatattttcaaagacaattttaatttttgaaaaaaatggctgaaagaaatttgatgaatgaagaggaatatgatagcgatctcgattttgaaataaatgataattttactgATACGGAAGATTTTATTGAAGATATGGAAGATACAGATTCGGAATTAGAGGCCAGTGAAAATGAAGACGAAGAAGTGTATACATCGAATCATGGATTTCAATGGAATTAATTACCACCATCATCCTCAAGACGTAGAGAGTGCAATATTGTTACCGAAAATTCAGGACTTATAAATGGTAGCACTACTGTAAATACTATTAGAGAAATGTtctctttgtttataaattcaaatatggtgaGAGAAATATGTGAACAAACGAATCGTCAGTTACATCGTACATCCACGAAAATTATCGAGCCGATATTGGCAGAAGAATTGCTTGCATTCATTGGAATAATGCTTGCGTCTGGCAGAAATAGGACCCGAAAATTAAGCTTAAATGAATTGTGGACTAATGACAGCGCTTTTTGCCAACCATTTTTTACGGCATCTATGTCTCGGGATAGGTTCATCACAATATTCAGTCAAATTCGTTTTGACGACAAAGAAACCAGACAAGAAAGAATACACGTGTCGTCTGATAAATTAGAACCTATCaggacaatttttaataaatttgtagaAGAATGTAAACGTAATAATTCTCCAAGTTGCAACATTACTGTGGATGAACGTTTGGCTACCTATAGAGGCAATTGCCCATTCCGCGTGTATATGAAGTCGAAACCCGGTAgatatggaataaaaatgtgggtatcggctgactcttcaacagcatatatattaaatatacaggttTATACAGGTATGGTTAATAATTGCCGAGAGATAAATCAAGGGAATCGTGTAGTGATGGATTAAGTTCAACCGCAATATGGCACCAATAGAGGTGTAACAACGGACAACTTTTTTACTTCGGTGGCATTAGCTGATAACCTTTTAGATAAAGGGCTAACTCTAACTGGTACCCTACGTAAAAATAAACGGGAAATTCCTAAAGAATTTTTACCATCGAAACATAGACTTTTACACAGTAGCTTGTTTGGTTTTACATCAACCAAGACATTAGTTTCGTAtgtgccaaaaaaaaataaagcagtttTGCTATTGTCTACTCAATTTCATGACAGTGAAGTGAGTAGTCATGAAGAAAAGAAGCcggaaataataatgttttataataaaacaaaaggtgCAGTAGATACCGgcgataaaatgtttttatggagatgctggatatagctgcgctaaatgcatatttgctatgggcgcagaaatatccagaatggaaggcgaataacagaagtcgacgaaaattatttattagagaacttagtttggaattagctatgcccaatattgtattttttttatttacgtttacttctcatttttttttttataaatttatgtatttgtgtattaaaattattattgtgaaaataaatacatgaaaagtacatataaacatattttattttatttgatgaaaaaattgaatatatttttacgcaTAGGTTTTGAATCATCGCGTAATTCTGGCGGATGTGGCGTGATTTCTGATCAGCGAGTCGCGGAGTGGGGGCCTAGTGTTCGTCCTCACTTGGAGATGGGCGGCCTTCTGGGATTGTCGTTCACGCGTCTTCAATTTCATGCTTTTTAGATCGTTTTTAGCAGTATATTAccaatattgatacatatatattaatttatatagatacggactattactatagtcatgaatagaaggaaaaatggttaaatattcatatttatcagACTTTAAAATCACGAATTTCTAGAACGACTGAGTCGACATCACCGCTGCACGCGTAATTTTTTAGCACCGTAAGGGAaaggttaagagggctgtacacccgaaaccttaattttgttgccgttcctttcttcgatatatatattgagtgaatgcgacagttgcgcttcgaccagataatacgtattttaaatccacaaaatcgaggtttcgtattctccaattttctcctccgaaactggaccaatttttaaaaaaacttgatcatcggtatgagaaagatattttctatgcaaccgtgcgcgtatttttttaaaattggccgttaaataagcacgctggactcttttcgtgggtgtaaaaaagaggcgattttatagatgtttggtggctcctagctcctataaaaaataactaatcaaaaaaataaaagcacagatgcatgccaatggtggatatccatagcatattaaaaatcgctagtgccataattgaggaagggagaagtgtaatacgtttgtatggactccagccctcttaacaatgaccattctatgcattctacttctatggtcatacgttactaaaatctcgatcacggaacatctggcacttgaAAATTCAATACATCGGGAGAACCATGaaaaacggtaaacggactactagtcatatgtgaaccagtcacaggacaaccggacGCTCTAAATTGGTCACACGTGATTACCCGTCAcgctaaaattggtcacacccaaaaattcgaccaatttttaatttttgggtgtgaccagttttagtgtgacgggtgatcacgtgtgaccgatctagagcgaccggttgtcctgtaaccagttcacatttgactagtaatcaccgaaccaatacGTCATACGTCACTAAAatatcgatcacggaacatctggcactcgaaaattcAATCCATCGAGAGAACCATGAGAAACACCATACCATcgatgttttgtttatttttatttttacatagatatatacctggAATGCCTAACAggaaaacccaatgcgccttcctagccaattacaaacattacctcattttttattacataaatcgctgaatttgaacacgaaattaactattaattaatgaattaattaatccataaatacctatatatttagACCTGTAAATAAACCaaattcggttcggtgattacatcccaagtgtgaatcgctaccaggataaccgccgctacgaaaatcgcgcgCGTGGATttcctgtcgcacgaaaattcgtcgcacaagaaaattgccgtacagaaaactgctcgAATATTGCTcggcaaatgctttttttttacgagatttttattattatcgactagacatacaAGTCCGTAACGTCATTTTAAAAtacactcggtaaaatatcggtTGATTTATTAAAAAGCACTCAagtttattaatgaaatatagCTACATTCGAAATTGTGGAATGTAGAAGCTAAAAATTGATAATAAGAAAGATAGTTGAACATACAGTCGCCTGACATCGAATTATGAACACCAGTACGTTGACTGCATTTTTATACCTGCGCCCCTCGCGTAAGAACTTTTcgggttggttttttttgtaaacCCTTCGGAGAATCCGTTTCTTTTATCTCCAGAAGAATTGCGATTGTAGTGTTTACACAAAATTTCAAAAACTCGAACAAGTGTAAAAAGTCAGTTTGACTCCGAAACTCGGTGAGCGTAGTTGTGTGTTCTTTTGGAGAAAAAGAGTGATTTTTGAAGATAAAAggatatatttgtaatattctGTATATTGGAAACATttctaattgtaattgtaagtaATTTCAAGTGTTTAAATTAATAGTGTAATGGCATTATTGAAAACTGGACACTATTCCATTAGATATATtgccaaaaatcaaaatattagcggttcggtgattactagtcaaatgtgaaccggtcacaggacaaccggtcgctctagatcggtcacacgggatcacccgtcacactaaaactggtcacactctaaaatcggtcacgagaaaactggttgaccaattttagggtgtgaccagttttctcgtgaccagttttagtgtgacgggtgatcacgtgtgatcgATCTagcgcgaccggttgtcctgtgactgatttacatatgactagtagtccgtttaccatattaGCATTGGTTCTGTGTTTAATATTAAAGCAAGGCGAAAATCCGACTGCCACACGGCGTGCGAATTGTCAAGGCATTCGTAAATTTGGTCCTCGAGTCGATCGACAGAtcgtaaatattgttaaaaataatcgGTTCGTCACAAATAAAGACATCCAGAGGAGTTTAAATCagagcagtggcggctcgtcctaatgggctgccgggctgcagccctcctataaaattctaaaatatatgtttaataatacatttaatattttatttattaatgatattttttttattagttggatggacgaactattgggcccttcgacagagtaaatattacttacaatatcacccatatccaaaagggtgatattgtaagtaatgttgaccgtttcgaagaccccactaacttgtatggtgacagatgaattaaaatgttgctgtactggctgtaaagttttacagcgccgccctgagcgccacgcagcccggagtttcggaacgagaaagagaaagagctatttgcaactgcagatagctctttctctttcactcactctgccgttttgggctggatagtcggcagccttcgcctgttaaacgacattcatctgtcagtttgtgtaagatttcgcgcgcttgatcttacatttgattagttgaatcgcacgatcacagctttattcgttttcgttactcttaattggttgtgtacgagccatcatcaaatcttcggtgagtcgttttcattttgatagcagcaattttttttcaaatctgtttaaatttttctcgtaatttttatttaaatatattaagattattttcttttaaaaatggaagaaaaaagaattcagtaaaatatttacaaaatttgaacttttcgcgactagaacttaccgaaaaagtcgctataaaagcattaggctgcctcacgcccaatttaattatttcacagcctgtaactagtagatcttttagttactcgcgaaaatttaatccagacatttataaaaaatacaattggttaacgggatgtacagaaaaaaacgcgctattttgttatccgtgtcttttgtttggaggcgagtcgccagacgaagcatcttggacgaaaacaggagttattgacttaaaacatttaaacgataaaattaaaaaacacgagtgaagtgtcgaacacttaaaaaatgtgtgtaatctcacgattttgggatcggctaacataaaaacccatttaagcgaagcttgtcggcgggaaatagataaacataacgaaaacgtcacaaaaaatcgggatgttttatttaaaattattgattgcgttaaattttgcggtaaatttgaaatgccaatgaggggacacgatgaaacagataattcaaaaaatccaggagtttttcgggggcttctagaatattcacaaaatttcgacgattctttaaaaaaacattttcaaacatcttcggtttttaaagggacatcaaaaactattcaaaatgaacttttagattgtattttgaacgtgtgtagggaacaaataagtgctgaaataaaaaaagcaacttatctagctgttatggcagatgaaacaaccgatgtatcgatgcattgtcaacaggttaatgtttttcgttacgaattagggggttaagtttttgaaaggttttggggttttttttaatccgcgtcgcgaaaccaacaagcacgaattttttttagcaatcttactggagtaccagcgtatttttcgaaatcttcatcgcgtttggacgcacccctttaatgggtggtgaattttgctagtttttttttcaataatacttaaatccacatgtaagtggtcttactccaaaa from Arctopsyche grandis isolate Sample6627 chromosome 1, ASM5162203v2, whole genome shotgun sequence includes the following:
- the LOC143917597 gene encoding acyl-coenzyme A oxidase 1-like; amino-acid sequence: MSVNPDLVRERSKCSFQPLELTHMLDGGEAKTLERKNTEDAFLSDPNFKDAIPTEYLSHKEKYEEAVRKACYLFKRFQEYTEEHGGGGMKQFAEILGGKLGSAILKDGSPITLHYVMFIPAIMGQGTPEQQAEWISRAWNCNIIGTYAQTELGHGTFIRGLETVAVYDEKTQEFVLNSPTLTAYKWWPGGLGHSANYAVVVAQMYTKGKCHGIQPFIVQLRDEETHMPMPGIKIGEIGSKMGLNSTNNGFLGFENVRIPRMHMLMKNAQVLENGTFIKAPNSKLTYGTMMFVRVVLIQEMVNYLSKAVTIATRYSAVRHQSQPKPNEPEPQILDYVTQQYKLIPNIATCFAFNFTAEWLWEYYNIVSSELEAGELDRLPELHAIACCLKAVCTADASAAVETCRLSCGGHGYMTSSNLPNTYSLTTAACTYEGENTVLLLQTARYLIKSWEQALNGAPLTPTVSYLGKYAKNEKYVWKSTIEGILRGFQEIAAKKIALCASNIAAHLKNGMSNEDAWNITSVQLVAAAEVHCRCFIIDKFNERMQVKAANLSPNLRKVLLLLLDLYVVYWTLKCSGDFLRFTNITGKHLDELQERLEVTLTKLRPEAVGIVDGFDIRDEILASPLGAFDGRVYERLMEEAMKSPLNAEPVNKSFHLYLKPLMRSQL